In one window of Posidoniimonas corsicana DNA:
- a CDS encoding GxxExxY protein, translating to MVTGYPHSDLTEQVIGAAVEVHRHLGPGLLESAYEECLCRELAERGIPFARQVPLPIDYKGQRLDAGYRIDLLVDDRLILELKSVDAVTGIHEAQLLTYLRLSGKSVGLIINFNTQLLKHGITRRVL from the coding sequence GTGGTCACAGGCTACCCGCACTCTGACCTAACTGAGCAGGTGATTGGGGCAGCAGTTGAAGTGCATCGGCATCTGGGACCGGGCCTGCTCGAATCCGCGTACGAGGAGTGCCTGTGTCGCGAACTTGCCGAACGTGGAATCCCCTTCGCACGTCAGGTGCCGCTGCCGATTGACTACAAGGGCCAGCGACTCGATGCGGGCTATCGAATCGATCTGCTGGTGGATGACAGGCTGATCCTTGAGCTAAAGTCCGTGGACGCAGTGACCGGCATTCACGAGGCCCAGTTGCTTACCTACCTGCGACTCTCGGGCAAATCGGTGGGGCTGATAATCAATTTCAACACTCAGCTGCTCAAACACGGGATCACACGCCGCGTGCTCTAG
- a CDS encoding argininosuccinate synthase, which translates to MRKCVLAYSGGLDTSVILGWLQDEGYEVHCVYVDVGQPCEDREAIMQKAHDNGAASARLVDVQEELCRDFAFPVLQWQAKYEGIYLLGTSIARPLISKACLEVAREVGAEAFVHGATGKGNDQCRFQLAAEALEPDVKMIAPWRMASFREKFPGRTEMIDFCDAKKIPVKASIAKPYSSDENCLHISYEAGKLEDTAVNGVAIVDFGMGVSPQDAPDSVEEVTVGFEAGVPVSINGQAKSPLAMVQEMNDIAGRNGVGRIDIVENRFVGMKSRGVYEAPGMTALYAAHLQLEQLTLDRDLVHLRDRLAPEVAEMVYYGFWYCPKMDALLAFIKEAQQPVTGEVTLGLYKGNILIHGRTSPNSLYDEEVASMEGGGSYDQTDAEGFIRLQGLPSRVLGKVRPRAY; encoded by the coding sequence ATGCGCAAGTGCGTCCTCGCCTACTCCGGCGGCCTCGATACGTCTGTGATCCTCGGTTGGCTCCAGGACGAGGGCTACGAGGTGCACTGCGTGTACGTCGACGTCGGTCAGCCGTGCGAGGACCGCGAGGCGATCATGCAGAAGGCGCACGACAACGGCGCGGCTTCCGCCCGGTTGGTGGACGTGCAGGAGGAGCTGTGCCGCGACTTCGCCTTCCCCGTGCTGCAGTGGCAGGCCAAGTACGAGGGGATCTACCTGCTGGGCACGTCGATCGCGCGGCCGCTGATCAGCAAGGCCTGCCTGGAAGTCGCCCGCGAGGTGGGCGCCGAGGCGTTCGTGCACGGCGCCACGGGCAAGGGGAACGACCAGTGCCGCTTCCAGCTGGCAGCCGAGGCTTTGGAGCCAGACGTCAAGATGATCGCACCGTGGCGGATGGCCTCTTTCCGCGAGAAGTTCCCGGGCCGCACGGAGATGATCGACTTCTGCGACGCCAAGAAGATCCCGGTCAAGGCGTCCATCGCCAAGCCGTACAGCTCCGACGAGAACTGCCTGCACATCAGCTACGAGGCGGGCAAGCTGGAGGACACCGCGGTCAACGGCGTGGCGATCGTAGACTTCGGCATGGGCGTCTCGCCGCAGGACGCGCCGGACTCGGTTGAAGAGGTGACCGTCGGCTTCGAAGCGGGTGTGCCGGTCAGCATCAACGGACAGGCAAAGTCGCCGCTCGCGATGGTGCAGGAAATGAACGACATCGCCGGCCGCAACGGCGTGGGGCGGATCGACATCGTCGAGAACCGCTTTGTCGGCATGAAGAGCCGCGGCGTGTACGAGGCGCCCGGCATGACCGCCCTGTACGCCGCGCACCTGCAGCTGGAACAGCTCACCCTGGACCGCGACCTGGTGCACCTCCGCGACCGGCTGGCGCCGGAAGTCGCCGAGATGGTGTACTACGGCTTCTGGTACTGCCCGAAGATGGACGCGCTGTTGGCGTTCATCAAGGAGGCCCAGCAGCCGGTAACCGGCGAGGTGACGCTCGGCCTGTACAAGGGCAACATCCTGATCCACGGCCGCACCAGCCCCAACAGCCTGTACGACGAGGAGGTTGCGAGCATGGAGGGCGGCGGTAGCTACGACCAGACCGACGCCGAAGGCTTCATCCGCCTGCAGGGCCTGCCTAGCCGGGTTCTTGGCAAAGTGCGGCCCCGCGCTTACTAG